The Hahella sp. HNIBRBA332 genome window below encodes:
- a CDS encoding ABC transporter substrate-binding protein has translation MAVFLRWFRGLAVVVLLSFAMGAGAKPLIVVGTPELRYRMELNGVFTGIDVEIVRAILNDLSIEHEFQLIESGARIIREAHQGRVDMVMSFSFKEERAEYLNYPQVAYKDLSWHFFVLKDNQPYITFNTLEDLKNLRIGAVNEWAYTPEFWNSDLNIVKVSRHTLLVEMLLNRRIEAAPMNTQEALYDLRQRGLDKLITYLPKPLVSRPYYNVFVKASVHPDMARLQAGYDQSLKKLEASGLVADVFKRFLGQFPLE, from the coding sequence ATGGCGGTATTCCTAAGGTGGTTCAGGGGATTGGCGGTGGTTGTCCTGCTATCGTTCGCGATGGGAGCGGGGGCGAAACCGCTTATCGTGGTGGGGACGCCTGAACTGCGTTATCGAATGGAGCTAAACGGCGTTTTCACGGGCATCGATGTTGAGATCGTCAGGGCTATTCTCAATGACCTGTCGATTGAGCATGAATTTCAATTGATAGAGTCCGGCGCCCGCATTATCCGCGAAGCCCATCAGGGGCGGGTGGATATGGTGATGAGCTTTTCTTTTAAAGAAGAGCGCGCCGAATATTTAAATTATCCTCAGGTGGCCTACAAAGACCTGAGCTGGCACTTCTTTGTTCTTAAGGACAATCAGCCCTATATCACTTTCAATACGCTGGAAGACCTTAAAAACCTGCGTATCGGCGCGGTTAACGAATGGGCGTATACGCCGGAATTCTGGAACTCTGATTTGAATATCGTCAAGGTGAGCCGCCATACCCTGTTGGTGGAGATGCTGTTGAACCGGCGCATCGAAGCGGCGCCGATGAACACCCAGGAAGCGCTCTACGACTTGCGCCAGAGAGGCCTGGATAAGCTCATCACCTATCTGCCCAAGCCCCTGGTTAGCCGCCCCTACTACAACGTATTCGTGAAGGCTTCTGTGCATCCGGATATGGCGAGACTGCAGGCCGGCTATGACCAGTCGCTCAAGAAACTGGAGGCGTCCGGCTTAGTGGCGGATGTCTTCAAACGTTTCCTGGGGCAATTTCCTCTGGAGTGA
- a CDS encoding helix-turn-helix domain-containing protein encodes MHNVAILAFEDVAFFELGCAVELFALPRPGIEDWYQCDLVSFTPGPLTTTSGFQICARQVESLDAFSTLVIPSWPTQLTDIPAPIAAAVTRFYEQGKRVLSLCSGAFLLAELGLLEGRQATTHWRYGDKFKSRYPGVDYVDDVLYVYDGVIGCSAGSSAAIDLCLEVIRDDYGYKVANRMARGMVLSAHRKGGQAQFAETPVPENNSQFNNAIDWALRNLDKSIDINLFAQKASMSRRTFDRKFRADFNITPKEWLTHQRLNLAKEILENQNYSIEKVAALSGFDNATTMRHHFRKEFGITPTLHRKNFSPLVNRNMISESVP; translated from the coding sequence ATGCATAACGTGGCCATTCTGGCGTTTGAAGACGTGGCGTTTTTTGAGCTGGGCTGCGCGGTGGAGCTGTTCGCCCTGCCCCGTCCGGGCATCGAAGACTGGTACCAGTGCGATCTCGTCTCCTTCACTCCCGGACCGCTGACGACCACCTCAGGATTTCAGATCTGCGCCCGTCAGGTGGAGAGCCTCGATGCATTCAGCACCCTGGTCATCCCCAGCTGGCCCACCCAGCTCACCGATATTCCCGCCCCCATCGCCGCCGCCGTCACGCGTTTTTACGAACAGGGGAAGCGCGTGCTGTCTCTTTGCTCCGGGGCCTTTCTGCTGGCGGAATTAGGACTACTCGAAGGACGACAGGCGACCACCCATTGGCGCTACGGCGACAAGTTCAAAAGCCGCTACCCCGGCGTCGACTACGTGGATGACGTGCTGTATGTATACGATGGCGTCATTGGATGCTCAGCAGGCAGCTCCGCTGCGATAGATCTTTGTCTGGAGGTGATCCGCGACGATTATGGCTATAAGGTCGCCAACCGTATGGCGCGCGGCATGGTGCTGTCCGCCCACCGCAAAGGCGGCCAGGCTCAGTTCGCGGAAACGCCGGTGCCGGAAAACAACAGTCAGTTCAACAATGCCATTGATTGGGCGCTGCGTAATCTGGATAAATCCATCGACATCAATCTGTTCGCCCAAAAAGCCAGTATGTCCCGACGCACTTTCGACCGGAAATTTCGCGCTGACTTTAATATCACGCCGAAGGAATGGCTGACCCATCAACGCCTGAATCTGGCCAAAGAAATTCTGGAAAATCAAAACTACAGCATCGAGAAAGTCGCCGCCCTCTCCGGCTTTGACAACGCTACCACCATGCGCCACCACTTCCGCAAAGAATTCGGCATCACGCCGACATTGCACAGGAAGAATTTTAGTCCGCTGGTGAATAGGAACATGATCAGCGAAAGTGTTCCGTAG